Part of the Bacillota bacterium genome is shown below.
CGGAGAGTCGGCGACTTCACCCCTGCCAGGCGGCGGAATGGCAGACCGCCCGTGTCGTCCTCCTGTGTGAACCGGACGTGGAGACGCTCTTCGGCATTCTCGAGACCCACTCGGCCAACTTCCTGCATCCCTTCGACCTGGTCAGGGCCAAGGCGGAGCACCGGCGCTTCCGCGAGGAGCTGGAGGCGCGCGGTGCCCGGGTGATCGACCTGCGCCAGGCGCTCACCTGTGGCTGCATCGACCAGGCGGACGAACCCGTCCCTGGGGAGAAGCTCGACCGGCTCCGCCGCGCCGCCGACGCGGCGCTCACCTACGACTTCGATGCCGCCATCGGTCCCGATGACCGGAGGGAGCTCCTGGAGAGCAAGTGGGAGACGATCCGCGGCTTCCACCCGGACATCCTGGCCGATCTCGTCCTCCTCCGGCCGACGGTCACCATCCGGCCCAACCCGCGCCCGCTGGACCCCACCAGTCGCTTTGTGAGCGAGTTCCGCCTGGAGCCGGCCGACAACCAGTACTTCCTGCGCGACCCGATGATCACCACCCGCCGCGGCGTCGCCATCGGACGCTTCCGGCTGGACGTCCGCAAGGCGGAGAACGACAACGTGGCGCTGGCGCTGGAGCAGATGGGGATCGAGCCGGTCGTGCGGGTGGCCGCGCCGGGGCACCTCGAGGGCGGCGACTTCCTGCCGGCGGGCGATCTGGTCTTCCAGGGCGTGGGGCTCCTCTCCGACGACGACGGCATCGCGCAGCTCCTGGAGGCGCGCGCCTACGGCTACGTCGAGGTGGCGGTCGTCCGCGACCCGCGCGCGGAGATGGACGAGATGCACCTCGACACCTATTTCAACCTGCTCGCGCCGCGTTTGGCCGTCCTCTGCGAAGACCGCCTGCGCGGGAGCGACGAGCCGACGGTGGAGCTCTACCGTCCCGAAGGCACACCGGACTCGTACCGCTACCGGCTCGTGGAGCGCTGGCGGTTCGGGCACTTCCTCGAGAGCCGCGGTTTCGAGGTGATCCCCTTCACCAAAGACGAGCAGGAGGCCTTCGCCCCCAACTATCTCCTCACCGCGGAAGGAAGCCTGGTCGGCGTCGCCTCGGCGGGCGCCTCCTTCGAGGAGCGTCTCCGCGCCCACGGCGTCCGGACCCACATGATGGATTTCACCGCGCTGACAGGCGGTTACGGAGGTCCCCACTGCATGAGCCAGGTGATCGTCCGCGGCTAGGCGCCCGGGCCGCGCCCGGAGCGGCGGCGCTCAGCCCCGGAGCGGGAGCCGGCGCGACGAAGGAGGTAGGCCGATGAGGGACGGAAAGACCGGGGAAGTCGAGCTGACCGAGGTGGACCTCGCCTGCCTGAGGTCGCTCCGCGGGCGCGACTGGATCACGGAGCAGGACTGGACGCGCGAGGAGCTGGTCGCCGTCCTCGACCTGGCCGCGGCGGTCAAGCGGCTCTGGGGCGAGGGCGTGCCGACCCCTCTGCTGGACCGGAAGCACCTTGCGCTCCTCTTCGAGGAGCCCTCCACCCGTACCCGGGTCTCCTTCGAGGTGGGCATGGCCGACCTGGGCGGCACCTCGCTCTATCTGAAGCCCGGCGAGATCCACCTGGGCGGCCGCGAGAGCGTCGGCGACACGGCCCGGGTACTCAGCCGCTTCGTCCAGGGGATCATGGCCCGCCTTCTGCGCCACGAGGTGCTGGAGGAGCTGGCCGCGCACGCCAGCGTCCCGGTGATCAACGGGCTGACCGACCGCTGGCACCCGGTGCAGACGCTCTCCGACGCCTTCACCATCCGCGAGGTGGCGGGGACGCTGCGCGGGATCCGGGTGGCCTTCCTGGGCGACGCCACCAACGTCTGCGCCAGCCTCGCGACCATGTGCCCGAAGCTCGGTGTCGACTTCGTCGCCGCCAACCCGCCGGGCTACGAGCTGCCCGCCGAGGTCCAGGCCGTCGCCCGCCGCAACGCGGAGGAAGCGGGCTCGCGCGTGGAGTTCCTCCATGATCCCGTCGCCGCGGTGCGCGACGCCGACTTCGTCTACACCGACCTCTGGTGGTGGGTCGGCCAGGAAGCGGAGGCGGAGGCCCGGAAGCGGGCCATGGCGCCGTACCAGGTGAACGCCGGGCTGATGGCGCGCGCCCCCCGCCACGCCCGTTTCATGCACTGCCTCCCGGCCGCCCGCGGGCTGGAAGTGACCGACGACGTGATGGACGGCGACCATTCCATCGTCTTCCAGCAGGCCGAGAACCGCATGCACCTGGAGAAGGGCCTCCTGGTGGCCCTCCTGGGGGTGGACCGCATCCCCGCCGGGGTGGACCGCCGCGTCCGTGAGCTGGGCGAGGCGCTCGGCGGCCGTCCGGAAGAGGGGGGACGGGGACAGTGAGCGAGACCGAGAGCGTCGGCGGCAAGGCCGGCCGGGCGGCTCCCGACGGCCGGCCGGTGTGGCGGAAAGCGCTGGGCCTGGTCGACCTGGT
Proteins encoded:
- the argF gene encoding ornithine carbamoyltransferase yields the protein MRDGKTGEVELTEVDLACLRSLRGRDWITEQDWTREELVAVLDLAAAVKRLWGEGVPTPLLDRKHLALLFEEPSTRTRVSFEVGMADLGGTSLYLKPGEIHLGGRESVGDTARVLSRFVQGIMARLLRHEVLEELAAHASVPVINGLTDRWHPVQTLSDAFTIREVAGTLRGIRVAFLGDATNVCASLATMCPKLGVDFVAANPPGYELPAEVQAVARRNAEEAGSRVEFLHDPVAAVRDADFVYTDLWWWVGQEAEAEARKRAMAPYQVNAGLMARAPRHARFMHCLPAARGLEVTDDVMDGDHSIVFQQAENRMHLEKGLLVALLGVDRIPAGVDRRVRELGEALGGRPEEGGRGQ
- a CDS encoding arginine deiminase family protein yields the protein MSLQLSRFGPRGTRLTAAESRRLHPCQAAEWQTARVVLLCEPDVETLFGILETHSANFLHPFDLVRAKAEHRRFREELEARGARVIDLRQALTCGCIDQADEPVPGEKLDRLRRAADAALTYDFDAAIGPDDRRELLESKWETIRGFHPDILADLVLLRPTVTIRPNPRPLDPTSRFVSEFRLEPADNQYFLRDPMITTRRGVAIGRFRLDVRKAENDNVALALEQMGIEPVVRVAAPGHLEGGDFLPAGDLVFQGVGLLSDDDGIAQLLEARAYGYVEVAVVRDPRAEMDEMHLDTYFNLLAPRLAVLCEDRLRGSDEPTVELYRPEGTPDSYRYRLVERWRFGHFLESRGFEVIPFTKDEQEAFAPNYLLTAEGSLVGVASAGASFEERLRAHGVRTHMMDFTALTGGYGGPHCMSQVIVRG